The segment GTCCAGCGGCGCACCCTTCTTCTCCGCCGCGACCCTCCGTCGCGGCGTGCTGCGCGCGTTCGCCGAGGAGAGGATCGCGGAGTTCGACATCCGCACCCAGGGTCCCGACCTCGCCGCGGGCCGCCTGTCGGGAGGAAACCAGCAGAAGGTGGTGCTCGCACGCGAACTCAGCCGCGACCTGAGCCTGTTCGTCGCCTCGCAGCCGACCCGAGGAATCGACGTGGGGTCGATCGAGTTCGTCCACAAGCGCATCGTCGCCACCCGCGACTCGGGGGTGCCGGTGATCGTGGTCTCGACCGAACTCGACGAGGTCTCAGCCCTCGCCGACCGCATCGCGGTCATGTACCGCGGCAAGATCGTCGGCATCGTGCCCGGCGATGCCCCGCGTGAGACGCTCGGCCTGATGATGGCAGGCGAGATGCCTGCCGCGCCCGCGCGCGCCGAGGGGGTCACCGCATGAGCACCCTCCCTCCCGAAGGAACCGGACTCGGACCCGGTGTCGACCCCGGCATCACGCACACCGCACACGGAGAGCCGGCGAAGCAGACTCCGGCCGCCGACATCCCGCCGCCGCCGCGACAGAACCAGATCATCCGCGAGATCCTGCGCAGCAACGCCGTGGCGACGATCCTCGCCATCGTGCTGGCGATGCTCATCGGCGGCGTGCTCGTCGCCTTCACCAACCCCGAGGTCCAGCGGACATCGGGCTACTTCTTCGCCCGTCCCCAAGACACCCTCGTCGCGGTTTGGGACGCCGTCGCCGGTGCCTACGCGGCACTGTTCCGCGGTGCGATCTGGAACTACGAGGCGGAGACGTTCGTCCGCGCCATCAAGCCGATCACCGATACGCTGAACTTCGCCACGCCCCTCATCGCTGCCGGTCTGGGCGTGGGGCTGGCCTTCCGGGTGGGCCTGTTCAACATCGGTGCCCGCGGCCAGATGCTCATCGGCGTCACCACCGCCGCGTTCGTGGCCACCGGTTTCAGCGCGCCGCTGTTCATCCACCTGCCCCTCACGATCGCCGCGGGTATCGCGGGCGGCATGATCTGGGGAGGCCTCGTCGGGTTGCTCAAGGCCCGCACCGGGGCGAACGAAGTGATCCTCACGATCATGTTGAACTTCGTGGCGTTCTACTTCCTCTCCTGGCTGCTGAACACCCCGGGTCTGCTCCAGCGGCCCGGCGGGTCGCAGCCCATCTCATCGCCGACGCCCGCGTCGGCCCAGTTCCCGAGCCTGTTCGGCGCGCCCCTGACGGTCAACTGGGGATTCATCGTCGCGATCGCCGCGACGGCCTTCGTCTGGTGGCTCGTCGAGCGCTCGAGTCTCGGGTTCCGCATGCGTGCAGTCGGCGAGAACCCCTACGCCGCGCGGGCCGCCGGCATCAACGTCGAACGCATCATCATCTACGCGATGGCGTTCGCCGGAGGCCTGGCGGGCCTGGCCGGGGTCAACCAGATCTCGGGCACGATCACCAGCGGCTTCGGCAACGGCATCGACGCCGGCATCGGCTTCGACGCCATCACCGTCGCGCTGCTCGGCCGCAGCAAGGCGTGGGGCGTCTTCGCCGCCGGCATCCTGTTCGGAGCCCTCAAGGCCGGAAGCTTCACGATGCAGGTGTCCGAGGGGATCCCCGTCGACATCGTCGTGGTCGTCCAGGCCCTCATCGTGCTGTTCATCGCCGCACCGCCCCTGGTGAGGACGATCTTCTTCCTCCCCAAGGACCCCGGTGAGCTCTCGGCCGGACGGCGCGCGCGCCGTGCCGCGAAGGCCGCAGCGAAGAACCCGTCCGCACCCGCACGCAAGGAGGAGGTGAACGCATGAGCACCACGACCGTGACCCCCGCCCACGCCGAGGCCGATGAGGTCATCACCCGTCAGACCGTGCGCCAGCGGCGCTGGAAGCTCGCCGTCTCTCTGGTTGTGGCGACCGTCCTGATCGGCATCATGGCGTTCGCCTTCCCGCGCGACGGGATCAGCACGTATCGCCTCGGCGACCGCACGTCGACGGTCGACCTCGGCGACATCGGTCTGCCGACCTTCGCCACCGTCGCCGTCTGCTTCGTGCTGCTGGTGATCATGACCGCGTACGCGGTGTGGGCGGCCTACTCCTACCGGCGTCCGGGACTCTGGCTCCCGATCGTCTTCTCGTTCGTGGCCGTCTTCGCCTTCCTC is part of the Microbacterium sp. ET2 genome and harbors:
- a CDS encoding ABC transporter permease, translated to MSTLPPEGTGLGPGVDPGITHTAHGEPAKQTPAADIPPPPRQNQIIREILRSNAVATILAIVLAMLIGGVLVAFTNPEVQRTSGYFFARPQDTLVAVWDAVAGAYAALFRGAIWNYEAETFVRAIKPITDTLNFATPLIAAGLGVGLAFRVGLFNIGARGQMLIGVTTAAFVATGFSAPLFIHLPLTIAAGIAGGMIWGGLVGLLKARTGANEVILTIMLNFVAFYFLSWLLNTPGLLQRPGGSQPISSPTPASAQFPSLFGAPLTVNWGFIVAIAATAFVWWLVERSSLGFRMRAVGENPYAARAAGINVERIIIYAMAFAGGLAGLAGVNQISGTITSGFGNGIDAGIGFDAITVALLGRSKAWGVFAAGILFGALKAGSFTMQVSEGIPVDIVVVVQALIVLFIAAPPLVRTIFFLPKDPGELSAGRRARRAAKAAAKNPSAPARKEEVNA